A region of the Desulfovibrio sp. Huiquan2017 genome:
GGCCGATGAAAATGAGTGATCCTGGCGGCTTGCCAGCCGTCATGTCGTTTTTTTTCAGGAATCTGGCCATGGGCTCCTCCGGGGTTTCATCCGTGCGCACACGGGGAGCGATGCATGCCGCCATTGATGGAAACAACAAATATGATATAACGGATCGGCAGCGGACGAAACCGTTTTTGCACGGGAAAAGCCGGGAAGGGGGCATGTCATGGATTTCATGGATACGGCGGGGTGGGTCGTTCGAATCATTCTGGCCCTGGTGGTCGGAGTGGCGGCGTTTACGCTGATCCGGCTGTTTCGCGGCGGCCGGGCTCGTCGCTGGCGTGACCTGCGCGAGTTGTTGTCCCGGTCGATGAAGCGGCGGGTGGTTTTATTCCTGGCCGTCTTCGCCGCAGTCCTGGGCGCGTCCATCCTGGTGGTTCCGTCGCGTCTGCCCCCGGGCTGGGCGAGTCCGGCGGTGACGGCCATGAACACGGCCTGGGTTCTGCTGGCGGCCTGGGCCGCGACCCTGGCGCTGACGGCCATGACCGGCGTGGTCCGCTGGAAGTACGACATGGCCGTGGAGGACAACCTGGGCGCGCGCGAGGTCCAGACCAAGGTGCGCATCCTGCATCGGCTCGTCGTCGTCATGGTCTGGTTCGCGGCGGCCGCCGCCATCCTCATGCAGTTCGAGCGCTTCCGTCTGCTGGGCGGGACCATGCTGGCCTCGGCCGGGGTTCTCAGTATCGTGCTCGGCATTTCGGCCCAGAAGACCTTCGGGGCGATCATCGCGGGCATCCAGATCGCCCTGGCCCATCCCATCAACCTGGACGACGTGGTCGTCGTGGAAGGAGAGTGGGGGCGCATTGAGGAAATCACCTTTACCTATGTGGTGGTCCGGCTGTGGGACATGCGCCGTCTGGTGGTCCCGATCACCTATTTCACCGAGACCGTGTTCCAGAATTGGACCAAGAAGTCCGCCGAGATCATCGGCTCGGTCTTCCTGCACGTGGACTACGCCACGCCGCTTGACCCCCTGCGCGCGGAGCTGACCCGGTTGTGCGAGTCCTCCGGCGGGCTGTGGAACGGCGGGACCTGTGTGCTTCAGGTGACCGACGCCGGGCCGGACACCATGACCCTGCGGGCCATCGTCGGTTCGCCGGACGCCTCCAGGGCGTGGGACCTGCGTTGCCTGGTGCGCGAGGGATTGATCACCTATCTGAACGCGCACCATCCCGAGTGTCTGCCCCGGCGGCGTGTGCTGTTGCAAAGCGGCGGGGGCCTGGACGGGGAGGCGTGACCCGGCGAATCAAATTGTGCGCCGCAGGGAAAACATGTTAGGTTGAACTATCGCCATTCCCGGGGAACGGCTCCGGGGCGGGCGGCCTGTCGGGACTTTGCAAATGGGAGAGTATTGTTATGATGGGATTTGGAGGATTGCTCGGATTGGTCGTCCTTGTGCTGGACGTGTATGCCCTGGTCAAGATTTTCCAGAGCGGCGCTGGCACCGGCTCCAAGGTCCTGTGGATCGTGTTGGTGCTGCTGTTCCCCTTGCTCGGGTTTCTCTTCTGGTTCCTGCTCGGCCCCAAGGGATGATCCCGGAGAGGCTCCTTTGGGTCAGCGCGCCATCCGGGCGTCCATGAGCATTTCCGAATATTCGTCCATGGAGGCCTGGGCCTGGCGTGGCGCGTCGAACCGGGCGATGTGCATGATCGCGTCGCCTTTGTAGACAGAAGCCAGGGACTGGTCGCCGATGATCACGCCGTCTTGCGGCGCGGTCAGGTCCGTGGATTTGCCGTCGAAGGGATCGTGGATGGAGCCCAGGACCTCGCCCTTGCGCACATGCCGCCCGAGTTTGACCGAGGCCCGGAACAACCCGCTGGCCGGGGCCCGGCACCAGGTCCGGTCCGTGGCGATCTGGAGCGGGGTTCGTTCGCGCTTGCGTTTGCCCGCCGGGAGCATGCCCAGGGCCTCGAGCACCGAGGTGATGCCGCGCAGCCCGGCGCGGATGGCGAATTCGTCGAAGCGCAGGGGCTCGCCCGCCTCATAGAGCAGGACGCGCACTCCGCTTTCCCTGGCCGCCGCGCGCAGGGAGCCTTCCATGCCCGACAGGTCGAGGGCCAGGGGCGCGCCGAAGGCTTCGGCCATGGCCAGGACCGCCGGGTCCTCCATGTCCCCCCGGACGTGCGGCAGGTTCCGGCGGTGGTTGGAACCGGTATGCAGGTCGATGCCGTAGCCGCATTTCCTGACCACGTTTTCGAAAAACACCGCTGCCAGCTCCGAGGCCAGGGAGCCGCCTTCCCTGCCGGGGAAGAACCGGTTCAGATCCCGGCGGTCCGGCAGGTAGCGGGTGTTGGCCATGAACCCGTAGATGTTCACGATGGGGATGGCGTACAGGGTCCCGGCAAGGCGGCCCAGCCGCTTCATGCGCAACAGCCGCCGGATGATCTCCACGCCGTTGAGTTCGTCGCCGTGGATGGCCGCGCAGACGAACAGCGACGGGCCTTCGCGGCGGCCGTGGAAGACATGCACCGGCATGACCGAGCCCTGGCGCAGGAAGGTGTCGGGCACGGGCAGAAGCGCCGTGGCGTTGGTTCCCGGGGCCACGGTTACGTCGCCGATGGTCACGGATGCTCTGGGCATGGTCCCCCCCCCGTTTTTCCGCGTGGGCGGTTAGCCCTTGCCGCGTGTCTTGGTCTTGCCGGGCTTGGCGTTCTTTTCGATGAACTCGATGATCTTGTCAGCGATGTTGATGCCCGTGGCCTTTTCGATGCCCTCCAGCCCCGGGGAGGAGTTGACCTCCATGACCACCGGCCCGTGGTTGGACCGCAGCAGGTCCACGCCGCAGACGTTCAGGCCCATGATCCGGGCCGCCCGCACGGCGGTGGAGCGCTCCTCCGGGGTGATCTTCACGGGCGCTGCCGAGCCTCCCCGGTGGATGTTCGAGCGGAATTCGCCCTTGCCCGCAGTGCGCCGCATGGCCGCGACCACTTTGCCGCCGACCACCAGGCAGCGAATATCCGACCCCTTGGATTCCTTGATGTATTCCTGAACCAGGATATTGGCGTTCAGACCCTGGAAGGCCTGGATGACGCTCTCGGCCGCATGCCTGGTCTCGGCCAGAACCACGCCGATGCCCTGGGTGCCCTCCAGGAGCTTGACCACCAGGGGCGCGCCGCCCACCAGGTCGATGAGGTCGTCGGTGAACTTGGTGGAGCTGGCGAAGCCGGTGACCGGCAGGCCGATGCCCTTGCGCGAGAGCAGTTGCAGGCTGCGCAGCTTGTCACGGGAGCGGGTGATGGCGATGGACTCGTTCAGGCTGTACACGCCCATCATCTCGAACTGGCGCACCACGGCGCAGCCGAAGAAGGTGATGGATGCGCCGATGCGCGGGATGACCGCGTCCACGGCCTCCACCCGTTCGCCCTTGTAGTGGATGGACGGGCTGTGGGAAGTGATGTTCATGTAACAGCGCAGGGGATTGATGATCTCCACGGTATGGCCGCGCGCCTTGCCGGCTTCGGCCAGGGCGGTGGTGGAGTAGAGGCTCGCCTTGCGCGACAGGATGGCTATTTTCATGCGGGCAGATGTCCT
Encoded here:
- a CDS encoding mechanosensitive ion channel domain-containing protein; this encodes MDFMDTAGWVVRIILALVVGVAAFTLIRLFRGGRARRWRDLRELLSRSMKRRVVLFLAVFAAVLGASILVVPSRLPPGWASPAVTAMNTAWVLLAAWAATLALTAMTGVVRWKYDMAVEDNLGAREVQTKVRILHRLVVVMVWFAAAAAILMQFERFRLLGGTMLASAGVLSIVLGISAQKTFGAIIAGIQIALAHPINLDDVVVVEGEWGRIEEITFTYVVVRLWDMRRLVVPITYFTETVFQNWTKKSAEIIGSVFLHVDYATPLDPLRAELTRLCESSGGLWNGGTCVLQVTDAGPDTMTLRAIVGSPDASRAWDLRCLVREGLITYLNAHHPECLPRRRVLLQSGGGLDGEA
- a CDS encoding PLDc N-terminal domain-containing protein, with product MMGFGGLLGLVVLVLDVYALVKIFQSGAGTGSKVLWIVLVLLFPLLGFLFWFLLGPKG
- a CDS encoding succinylglutamate desuccinylase/aspartoacylase family protein, with amino-acid sequence MPRASVTIGDVTVAPGTNATALLPVPDTFLRQGSVMPVHVFHGRREGPSLFVCAAIHGDELNGVEIIRRLLRMKRLGRLAGTLYAIPIVNIYGFMANTRYLPDRRDLNRFFPGREGGSLASELAAVFFENVVRKCGYGIDLHTGSNHRRNLPHVRGDMEDPAVLAMAEAFGAPLALDLSGMEGSLRAAARESGVRVLLYEAGEPLRFDEFAIRAGLRGITSVLEALGMLPAGKRKRERTPLQIATDRTWCRAPASGLFRASVKLGRHVRKGEVLGSIHDPFDGKSTDLTAPQDGVIIGDQSLASVYKGDAIMHIARFDAPRQAQASMDEYSEMLMDARMAR
- the rimK gene encoding 30S ribosomal protein S6--L-glutamate ligase — encoded protein: MKIAILSRKASLYSTTALAEAGKARGHTVEIINPLRCYMNITSHSPSIHYKGERVEAVDAVIPRIGASITFFGCAVVRQFEMMGVYSLNESIAITRSRDKLRSLQLLSRKGIGLPVTGFASSTKFTDDLIDLVGGAPLVVKLLEGTQGIGVVLAETRHAAESVIQAFQGLNANILVQEYIKESKGSDIRCLVVGGKVVAAMRRTAGKGEFRSNIHRGGSAAPVKITPEERSTAVRAARIMGLNVCGVDLLRSNHGPVVMEVNSSPGLEGIEKATGINIADKIIEFIEKNAKPGKTKTRGKG